One genomic region from Candidatus Nitrosopumilus koreensis AR1 encodes:
- a CDS encoding DUF427 domain-containing protein → MQAIWNGEVIAESDDTVVVEGNHYFPIDSIKKEYFEKTDMTSFCGWKGMANYYSVTVNGKTNKDCAWYYAEPNDAAMKIKGMVAFWNGVEVK, encoded by the coding sequence ATGCAAGCAATTTGGAATGGCGAGGTAATTGCAGAAAGTGACGATACTGTGGTGGTAGAAGGAAATCATTACTTTCCAATTGATTCTATCAAAAAGGAATATTTTGAGAAAACTGACATGACCAGTTTTTGTGGATGGAAAGGAATGGCAAATTATTATTCTGTTACAGTTAATGGGAAAACGAACAAAGATTGTGCATGGTATTATGCAGAACCAAATGATGCTGCCATGAAAATTAAAGGAATGGTTGCATTTTGGAATGGCGTTGAAGTAAAATAA
- the purL gene encoding phosphoribosylformylglycinamidine synthase subunit PurL: MSLEPQELSELKSKIGREPTSTELQIVAAEWSEHCSYKSSKKHLKMLPMKGPLVITEKGYDSGVLDVGGGYVVTAHIESHNHPSAVEPYGGAATGVGGVIRDILSAGTRPIAIFDGLRFGDIEKDQQARWLFKNAVTGIADYGNCLGIPTIGGEVEFDQCYENYALVDVAAVGFGKKENLIKNHAKKGDIVVLMGGSTGRDGIGGSQFASDSLESEDRSAVQIPDPFIEKLIIEAVLEARNAKLIHAMKDLGGGGLSCAISETADALEIGIEMDVSKVHTRESDMHPDEIMVSESQERMLIVTSKTKFKKLQHICKKFRIGCSVIGSVKSDNKMHIKKGKKTFANLPTDVVANATLLDLPSKEPAYLKTITNEKKLKTISDYSKTMMKLLSSPNIASKIWVYGQYDHEVGIRTVVKPGRDASVLRLDNGKFLSVKIDGNPKQCYINPREGAIGCFEEACRNVVCTGAKPIGMLDHLQFGNPKDPEIFWTFLESLKGLTDFAKDFKIPCVGGKVSLYNETPAGPIKPTPLIGVIGLIDKHPQIPQKINNDDCLIIVGETKDELGGSEYFEYIHKFIGGKCPAVDFAESKKNMKSVLEIIQKQLLKSAHDCSKGGLAVAVSELSMTNQIGCKISLEKVPGKKLDVDRVLFSESHSRYLLAFDKKNLSKVEQILKKNKTSYDIIGKFGGEKIQFVNGKKPIIDLRVDKAQKAWLNSLRDLVLHG, translated from the coding sequence TTGAGTCTAGAACCCCAGGAACTATCTGAACTAAAATCCAAAATTGGAAGAGAGCCAACTTCTACTGAATTACAAATTGTTGCAGCAGAATGGTCTGAACACTGTTCTTACAAATCCTCAAAAAAACATCTCAAAATGCTTCCAATGAAAGGACCTCTTGTTATTACCGAGAAAGGATACGATTCAGGTGTTTTGGATGTTGGTGGTGGTTATGTTGTAACTGCTCATATTGAAAGCCATAACCACCCATCAGCTGTAGAACCATATGGTGGAGCTGCAACTGGAGTAGGCGGTGTAATTCGTGATATTTTATCTGCTGGAACAAGACCTATTGCTATTTTTGATGGATTGAGATTTGGAGATATTGAAAAAGATCAACAAGCAAGATGGTTGTTCAAAAATGCCGTAACTGGCATTGCTGATTATGGAAACTGCTTAGGAATCCCAACAATTGGCGGAGAAGTGGAGTTTGATCAATGCTATGAAAACTATGCATTAGTAGATGTTGCTGCAGTAGGCTTTGGCAAAAAAGAGAATCTGATAAAAAATCATGCAAAGAAAGGTGACATTGTTGTATTGATGGGGGGCTCTACGGGCAGAGACGGAATTGGCGGCTCTCAGTTTGCATCTGACTCTCTAGAATCTGAAGACCGTTCTGCTGTTCAAATCCCTGACCCATTTATTGAAAAACTAATCATTGAAGCAGTTTTGGAGGCAAGAAATGCCAAACTAATCCATGCCATGAAAGACTTGGGAGGAGGTGGATTGTCTTGTGCCATTTCAGAAACTGCTGATGCTCTAGAGATCGGAATCGAGATGGATGTGAGCAAAGTTCACACTCGTGAATCTGACATGCATCCTGATGAGATCATGGTCTCTGAATCCCAAGAAAGAATGTTGATTGTTACTAGTAAAACCAAATTCAAAAAACTACAACATATTTGTAAAAAATTCAGAATTGGTTGCTCTGTTATTGGAAGTGTAAAGTCTGATAACAAAATGCATATAAAAAAAGGCAAAAAGACGTTTGCAAATCTCCCAACAGATGTTGTTGCAAATGCCACTTTGCTTGATTTGCCATCAAAGGAACCTGCCTATCTTAAAACAATTACAAATGAAAAGAAACTCAAAACAATCTCTGATTATTCAAAGACAATGATGAAACTACTTTCATCCCCAAACATTGCAAGCAAGATTTGGGTCTATGGACAATATGACCATGAAGTGGGAATCAGAACTGTAGTGAAACCTGGAAGAGACGCATCTGTTTTAAGATTAGATAATGGAAAATTCCTTTCAGTAAAAATTGACGGTAATCCAAAACAATGTTACATTAATCCTCGAGAAGGAGCAATTGGATGTTTTGAGGAAGCATGTAGAAATGTAGTTTGTACTGGTGCAAAACCAATTGGAATGCTAGACCATCTTCAGTTTGGAAATCCAAAAGACCCAGAAATTTTCTGGACATTTTTAGAGTCTCTAAAGGGGCTAACTGATTTTGCAAAGGACTTTAAGATTCCATGTGTTGGCGGTAAAGTGAGCCTGTATAACGAAACTCCTGCAGGCCCTATCAAGCCTACTCCATTAATTGGAGTTATCGGGCTAATTGACAAGCATCCACAAATTCCACAAAAAATCAACAATGATGACTGTCTGATTATTGTTGGAGAAACTAAAGATGAACTGGGTGGTTCTGAGTACTTTGAGTACATTCACAAGTTTATTGGCGGTAAATGCCCTGCAGTGGATTTTGCCGAATCAAAGAAGAACATGAAGTCTGTTTTGGAAATCATACAAAAACAACTCTTGAAATCTGCACATGATTGCTCAAAAGGTGGTCTGGCAGTTGCGGTATCTGAGTTATCAATGACAAACCAAATAGGTTGCAAAATATCTTTAGAAAAAGTTCCTGGCAAAAAACTAGATGTTGACAGAGTCTTATTTTCAGAAAGCCATTCTCGTTATCTTTTAGCATTTGATAAGAAAAATCTCTCAAAAGTTGAACAAATTCTCAAAAAGAACAAGACATCATACGATATCATAGGCAAATTTGGAGGAGAAAAGATTCAGTTTGTCAATGGCAAAAAACCAATCATAGATCTAAGAGTTGATAAGGCGCAAAAAGCTTGGTTAAATTCGTTAAGGGACTTGGTACTGCATGGATGA
- a CDS encoding amidophosphoribosyltransferase, giving the protein MDDKPKMHLIDDKPKENCGVIGIYSLSGANVIPMAIDALRALQHRGQEAWGLAIPNKPPIKRLGLVSAASSEFKTIAEEYSSPCVIGHVRYSTMGRSSLENAQPLKVKDLCVAHNGTIANVQELSNLVGGCSFTPQNASDTLVAAQRLVSLISEKGQMGKALSVLKNEMVGSYCFTFISDDNSVYAARDPKGFRPMVLGHKESDDTYIVASESSAVSAVGAQMQRNVTPGELIRLSKDGIETEMFSDDPQRAHCSFEFTYFAHPTSNMEGTNIYVARKNIGRYLARKFPIKDADLVIPVPDSARPAALGYAQELGVSFDEGLLKDRYSKKGPLRSFIEPHQTDRVEINRWIIPIREIIDGKHVVVIDDSLVRGTSSKAIIKALRRAGARKISMVITYPPIKFPCYAGIDFPSQEELATFSNGKDMSSEETIDMVRKSIGADFLGYNDAENLAAAVGITADSMCFTCSSGNYDSLGITPEFKSREEIKGEAS; this is encoded by the coding sequence ATGGATGATAAACCAAAAATGCATCTTATTGATGACAAACCAAAAGAAAATTGTGGTGTAATTGGAATCTATAGCCTTAGTGGTGCTAATGTCATTCCAATGGCAATTGATGCATTACGTGCTTTGCAACATAGGGGTCAAGAAGCGTGGGGGCTTGCAATTCCAAATAAACCTCCAATCAAAAGACTGGGTCTTGTATCTGCTGCATCCTCTGAGTTTAAAACAATTGCAGAGGAATATTCTTCTCCTTGTGTAATTGGTCATGTTCGTTATTCTACAATGGGCAGAAGTTCCTTAGAAAATGCACAACCACTCAAAGTAAAGGATCTATGTGTTGCCCATAATGGAACAATTGCAAATGTTCAAGAACTCTCCAATTTGGTAGGTGGCTGTTCTTTTACCCCTCAAAATGCAAGTGATACTCTGGTTGCTGCCCAAAGACTAGTTTCATTAATTTCTGAAAAGGGACAAATGGGAAAAGCACTGTCTGTCCTCAAAAATGAGATGGTTGGTTCTTACTGTTTTACATTTATTTCCGATGATAATTCTGTTTATGCTGCACGTGATCCAAAAGGATTCCGTCCGATGGTTTTGGGCCATAAAGAGTCTGATGATACGTACATTGTTGCATCTGAATCATCTGCAGTTTCTGCAGTTGGTGCCCAGATGCAAAGAAACGTGACTCCTGGAGAGTTGATTCGACTAAGTAAAGACGGCATTGAAACTGAAATGTTTTCAGATGATCCTCAGCGTGCACATTGTTCTTTTGAATTTACTTACTTTGCCCATCCAACAAGTAATATGGAAGGCACTAACATCTATGTTGCAAGAAAAAATATCGGTCGATATTTGGCAAGAAAATTCCCAATCAAAGATGCTGACTTGGTTATCCCTGTACCTGATTCTGCAAGACCAGCTGCACTAGGATATGCCCAAGAACTTGGTGTGTCTTTTGATGAAGGATTGCTTAAGGATAGATACAGCAAGAAAGGACCATTACGCAGTTTCATCGAACCACACCAAACAGACAGAGTGGAAATTAACAGATGGATCATCCCAATTAGAGAAATCATTGATGGAAAACATGTTGTCGTAATTGATGATAGCTTGGTAAGAGGCACAAGCTCCAAGGCAATCATCAAGGCACTGAGACGAGCTGGTGCAAGAAAAATCAGTATGGTGATTACTTATCCGCCAATCAAATTCCCATGCTATGCTGGAATAGATTTCCCATCCCAAGAAGAACTTGCAACATTCTCTAACGGAAAAGACATGTCTTCAGAAGAGACAATTGACATGGTACGAAAAAGCATAGGTGCAGACTTTTTGGGATACAATGATGCTGAAAATCTTGCAGCAGCAGTAGGAATAACTGCTGACTCTATGTGTTTTACATGCTCTTCTGGAAATTATGATTCTTTGGGAATTACTCCTGAATTTAAGAGCCGCGAAGAAATCAAAGGCGAGGCGTCTTAA